A window from Montipora capricornis isolate CH-2021 chromosome 7, ASM3666992v2, whole genome shotgun sequence encodes these proteins:
- the LOC138055804 gene encoding uncharacterized protein has translation MPKDSIAVEPLHGWAPPRGNQSKVALEWLHWLQRDHPSLLHADHEGEQTITVGRCTYQVDGYDPVENCIYEFHGCFWHGCTTCFPNRTQRHAKLDNATSHEVRERTSRRVQAFRDMGYLVVEQWECKWTSQKKADPDLRAFVKKLEYTTPLDPRDAFYGGRTETTRLLRETIGDEQIQYDDFTSLYPSCNKYCRYPLGHPEITRNPDTLTEQARVALLHRTFGLMKCKMLPPRQLYLPVLPTRTHGKLIFALCRTCVQTEMAKPFRERSFRCHHTDEERSFVGTWCTPELEEALQLGYRLLHIYEVWHFAESSDQLFQEYVDTFLKLKQEASGWPADVGDNETQRQAYLAEYLSHEGIQLEYSKIIKNPGMRSTSKAALNSFWGKFGQQPNKTQVTTCKTPKEFFQLFLDDAQDIHRIEFAGTEMVDVYHSHTPETVPVQTNTNIFIAAFTTCWARLKLYRECLQPLQERILYMDTDSVIYVCSQSHQEPPLPRGNYLGDLTSELEEDDWIEDFVSGGPKNYAYGTRKGKLVSKARGFNKSLRTTEVVNLTP, from the coding sequence ATGCCCAAAGATAGCATTGCGGTTGAACCTCTCCATGGCTGGGCTCCTCCACGCGGTAACCAATCCAAGGTGGCTCTTGAATGGCTCCACTGGCTCCAGAGGGACCATCCCTCTCTGCTTCACGCCGATCATGAGGGGGAACAAACCATCACAGTGGGACGTTGCACGTACCAGGTGGATGGGTACGATCCCGTCGAGAATTGTATCTACGAGTTCCACGGATGTTTTTGGCATGGGTGTACCACTTGCTTTCCTAACCGCACCCAACGACACGCCAAACTGGACAATGCCACCTCTCATGAAGTGCGTGAAAGGACCAGTCGTCGTGTCCAGGCCTTTCGTGACATGGGGTACCTTGTCGTCGAACAATGGGAGTGTAAATGGACTTCTCAGAAAAAAGCCGATCCGGACCTTCGTGCCTTTGTAAAAAAATTGGAGTACACCACCCCTCTCGATCCTCGAGATGCCTTCTATGGAGGACGGACAGAGACCACCCGACTCCTGCGGGAGACCATCGGCGACGAACAGATCCAGTATGACGATTTCACGTCCCTGTATCCTTCCTGCAACAAGTATTGCAGGTACCCTCTCGGACATCCTGAAATCACACGGAACCCCGACACTCTGACTGAACAGGCTCGAGTGGCTTTGCTTCATCGTACGTTCGGCCTGATGAAGTGCAAGATGCTACCACCCCGCCAATTGTACCTGCCCGTGCTACCAACTCGTACCCACGGCAAACTGATCTTCGCTCTCTGTCGGACCTGTGTGCAGACAGAGATGGCTAAGCCATTTCGCGAGCGCTCCTTTCGCTGTCATCACACAGACGAAGAACGGTCCTTCGTCGGTACTTGGTGCACCCCCGAACTTGAGGAAGCCCTCCAGCTTGGCTACCGGCTCTTGCACATCTATGAGGTGTGGCATTTTGCTGAGTCCTCTGACCAACTCTTCCAGGAGTACGTGGACACTTTCCTCAAACTCAAACAGGAAGCATCTGGTTGGCCTGCCGATGTCGGCGATAATGAGACCCAACGTCAAGCCTACCTGGCCGAGTATCTTAGTCACGAGGGGATCCAGCTCGAGTATTCCAAGATTATCAAGAATCCCGGCATGCGATCAACCTCCAAAGCGGCTCTAAACAGCTTCTGGGGCAAGTTTGGGCAACAACCCAACAAAACTCAAGTAACCACCTGCAAGACCCCGAAGGAATTTTTTCAACTCTTCTTGGACGATGCCCAGGACATCCACCGTATCGAATTTGCTGGGACGGAAATGGTGGATGTGTACCACTCTCACACCCCAGAAACCGTCCCTGTCCAGACCAACACAAATATTTTCATTGCGGCCTTTACCACCTGTTGGGCACGTCTCAAGCTGTACCGGGAGTGTCTGCAGCCCCTGCAAGAGCGGATCCTCTACATGGACACGGATTCTGTGATCTACGTCTGCTCACAGAGTCATCAGGAACCACCTCTTCCCCGTGGCAATTACTTAGGGGATCTCACCAGCGAGCTGGAGGAGGATGACTGGATTGAGGATTTCGTATCGGGTGGTCCCAAGAATTACGCATATGGGACACGTAAAGGGAAACTTGTCAGCAAAGCCCGAGGGTTCAACAAAAGCCTTCGCACCACCGAGGTCGTCAATTTGACTCCATGA
- the LOC138056605 gene encoding uncharacterized protein, whose amino-acid sequence MAQTNHTALECVYYLYVLSLYKVGLTLIMNGQPGPNGLSLEEVEALMVSNDDEALVESLRLAEEKDMDIDDEHEVMLATSPFENALSMVVTPPTPATDMEQQGQGFDISFIPFRHRTSQRYGITRDTFRLRWTSPNELHDALEPEEFARQLLNALFEGVQRHIQQFDPNGFLQVYMASNRLQHNYTSHRVRVRDWLASSAPGEGLLTHLQNVLNSNQNFEPDDTFVFDVTQIRDPRGGGRRKLGSTFYANLLKKKKSVIVIKNDDVLCCARALVTAKARHEQDQSVDALRKYQALRDGRPIQEHCARELHKAARVPIGTCGLGEIQLFEIVLAPCQLVVVSADHGNSIIYKGPPHDKQLILLLKGNHYDVITSLEGYFARKYFCLECEKGFDHDDYRHHQCPGSKCYACHQTTCEAFKLYRGRSAETPCDSCGRQFFGQDCYLKHCTFNDKGEVAQPSKRDSVCQTHRKCSECGRTLMGSKDIREHQCGRQPCPSCERVVNLWQHKCYIQPVCQKNKRKRRHPTHGAAAGLCTLQANAQPLNDEDDPLPPLPASFVFFDIEARQDEGHHVANLLCAETSLNDQQHTFAGESCVRDFLVWLFRMVELDLEDENRPWIAVAHNFQGYDGYMILEELYNQNTAPKQISNGAKILSISLPNTRIKFIDSLNFFLNAIVGVP is encoded by the exons ATGGCACAGACAAATCATACAGCACTGGAGTGTGTTTACTACCTATACGTACTGTCACTTTACAAAGTCGGCTTG ACTTTGATCATGAATGGACAACCAGGACCGAATGGCCTTTCCCTTGAGGAAGTGGAGGCTTTAATGGTCAGTAATGATGATGAGGCCTTGGTCGAGAGTCTTCGTCTTGCTGAGGAGAAGGACATGGACATTGATGACGAACACGAGGTCATGCTAGCTACATCGCCCTTCGAGAATGCCCTAAGTATGGTTGTCACACCTCCCACTCCAGCTACGGATATGGAACAGCAGGGACAAGGGTTTGATATTTCATTCATCCCTTTCCGGCATCGCACCAGCCAGCGCTACGGTATCACCCGTGACACGTTTCGTCTACGCTGGACGTCACCTAATGAACTTCATGACGCCTTGGAACCAGAGGAGTTTGCTCGACAGCTCCTCAATGCTTTATTTGAAGGAGTTCAACGCCATATTCAACAGTTTGACCCCAATGGCTTTTTACAAGTGTACATGGCATCCAATCGGCTCCAGCACAATTACACCAGTCATCGTGTACGTGTACGGGACTGGCTGGCCAGTTCAGCACCGGGAGAGGGGTTATTAACGCACCTTCAGAACGTTCTAAATTCCAACCAGAATTTTGAACCGGATGATACATTTGTGTTTGACGTGACCCAGATACGGGATCCTCGAGGAGGCGGTCGACGTAAACTAGGAAGCACGTTCTATGCCAATCTtctcaaaaagaagaaaagtgtGATTGTCATCAAGAATGATGATGTACTGTGCTGCGCCCGGGCCCTTGTGACTGCCAAAGCCCGTCACGAACAAGATCAGAGTGTGGATGCCCTCAGGAAGTACCAAGCTCTTCGTGATGGACGGCCTATCCAAGAACATTGCGCTCGAGAATTGCACAAGGCCGCACGCGTGCCTATTGGGACTTGTGGACTGGGGGAAATCCAGCTCTTTGAAATCGTGTTGGCCCCGTGTCAACTGGTGGTGGTGTCGGCGGACCATGGGAACAGTATCATTTATAAAGGTCCACCCCATGACAAACAATTGATCTTGCTGTTAAAAGGGAATCACTACGATGTAATTACCTCTTTGGAGGGCTACTTTGCTCGCAAGTATTTCTGTCTCGAGTGCGAGAAAGGTTTTGATCATGATGACTACCGCCACCATCAATGCCCTGGCTCCAAATGTTATGCTTGCCACCAAACCACCTGTGAAGCCTTTAAATTGTATCGTGGTCGGTCAGCAGAAACCCCTTGTGACAGTTGTGGTCGACAATTCTTCGGGCAAGACTGTTATCTCAAGCATTGTACGTTCAACGATAAGGGGGAGGTGGCCCAACCCTCCAAGCGGGACAGTGTGTGCCAGACCCATCGCAAGTGTTCGGAGTGTGGTCGGACTCTGATGGGGAGCAAAGACATTCGGGAGCATCAGTGCGGCCGTCAACCTTGCCCCAGCTGTGAAAGGGTGGTCAACCTTTGGCAGCATAAATGTTACATTCAGCCTGTTTGCCAAAAGAACAAGCGTAAGAGGCGTCACCCCACCCACGGTGCTGCCGCGGGATTATGCACCTTGCAAGCCAATGCCCAACCTTTGAATGATGAGGATGATCCTCTACCTCCTCTTCCAGCGTCCTTTGTGTTCTTTGACATCGAGGCACGTCAAGATGAAGGGCATCATGTGGCCAATCTGCTCTGTGCCGAGACGAGTCTCAATGACCAACAACACACGTTTGCAGGTGAATCGTGTGTACGTGACTTTTTAGTTTGGCTGTTTCGGATGGTGGAATTGGACCTCGAGGATGAGAACCGGCCATGGATTGCTGTGGCCCATAATTTCCAAGGGTATGATGGGTACATGATCCTGGAGGAACTGTACAACCAAAACACGGCCCCAAAGCAAATCTCTAATGGGGCCAAAATCCTCAGCATCAGTCTACCTAACACTCGGATCAAGTTCATTGAttctttgaacttttttttaaatgccattGTGGGAGTTCCCTAA
- the LOC138056548 gene encoding uncharacterized protein, with the protein MDHSKRETLIMNGQPGTKGLSLEEVEALMNIDDDEAWVESLRLAEEKDMDIDDEHDVLSVTLPLENALSMAVKPPTPATDMEQQGQGFHISFIPFRHRTSQPYGITRDTFRLRWTSPDELHDTLELEEFDRQLLNALFEGVQRYIQQFDPNDFFTNVHGIQSAPAQLHQSSCSCTGLAGQCSTGRGVINAPSEHSKFQPEL; encoded by the exons ATGGATCATAGCAAAAGAGAG ACTTTGATCATGAATGGACAACCTGGAACGAAAGGCCTTTCTCTTGAGGAAGTGGAGGCTTTAATGAacattgatgatgatgaggcCTGGGTCGAGAGTCTTCGTCTTGCTGAGGAGAAGGACATGGACATTGATGACGAACATGATGTCTTGTCAGTTACATTGCCCTTGGAGAATGCCCTAAGTATGGCTGTCAAACCTCCCACTCCAGCTACGGATATGGAACAGCAGGGACAAGGGTTTCATATTTCATTCATCCCTTTCCGGCATCGCACCAGCCAGCCCTACGGTATCACCCGTGACACGTTTCGTCTACGCTGGACGTCGCCTGATGAACTTCATGACACCTTGGAACTAGAGGAGTTTGATCGACAGCTCCTCAATGCTTTATTTGAAGGAGTTCAACGCTATATTCAACAATTTGACCCCAATGacttttttacaaatgtacatGGCATCCAATCGGCTCCAGCACAATTACACCAGTCATCGTGTTCGTGTACGGGACTGGCTGGTCAGTGCAGCACTGGCAGAGGGGTTATTAACGCACCTTCAGAACATTCTAAATTCCAACCAGAATTGTAA